One part of the Anser cygnoides isolate HZ-2024a breed goose chromosome 9, Taihu_goose_T2T_genome, whole genome shotgun sequence genome encodes these proteins:
- the MUC4 gene encoding mucin-4 isoform X1 — MSPPVLGDTSPAVVASSVTPSTGATGPAAGRSDAGLSTVTAPSSTASSTTSALYSPRVPPGPPSEATSSTHGPAAEDKPSVGASSLGTASTYTWEATATSWTAPVPSSDTETSAGSPSRDTPVVTGHTTSAMAKATGSTPSPSVTHDVPTAPGRVTSHDASPAFAAMPSLAGGTPPAATSPTGAAPALGTQRGPATAPRTPAHTTASHGHQLSEPQPSHGLGPAVSLYPFGAEGGDTECIQRTVDFNSPLFKPEIGFPFGKALRDSLYFTDNGQIIFPPTDNVVPSNPNPPARGFSGREALPTVAVFWEDADFSRGVGTTWYQEYPTLGSTRDPLVRDVEAKIEKYLKTPYTARWTLKVTWEKAPAYPSQQDDAQTSTYQAVLSTDGNQSFALLLYQDGGMRWDYAGLAAGNVLIGFSSGDGYAQNNELTQKPPAVKYRPDQHRSSGTDVRGLWLYRLDSRGRVNYRLRCLAWLQAQPAPATWSTELPPCPCSRPQAELDPRYRRSRGAERGAEPPPAAGAAATPRDVSDPADTAMRVLRTASPSRAGAGVRCVYRGTSFLEGWQERAWSPPTHTTADEELEAFEWCCRRVGKPRFCTRFAEKRPRTGCEGYLPPTPASAFGDPHITTLDGLTYTFNGLGDFVLLQVGDARSSFVLQGRTARTGTAQATNFVAFAAQYISSTTTTVEWTLGSQGDIQVLLNYQTIQFSYSQDMGAEVHYSPGVLLVNASSVTATFDGTVSISISASAGLLSVVCSLPDRYRNSTKGLLGVWDNNPADDFQMPNGTIIPVNSSEEEIFSYGMTWAVGEHSLFTQPLATPEKNFTPIFLSRLRQENESQYQRAASQCRGSKECIYDTLSTGDVTLGLATQSLVEDFQEKKTALNAFPPVITGDPSLTAFRTQRVTRQYRAEGPGALFVPHISPELNISENGTLTWEPRGTAPLSVTLQAVGSQHLAALLQLSFTLCSCRTSHECDYNDTATVNGSSLQPVSPSPWQLAACRCDDGYSGPFCQHPPDPCAQGCFPGVGCDLLTGCDPCPPGLTGDGRHCSDIDECAQGTACPGNGTCTNTVGSYICSCPAGVEGEGPGCGTACGSQSCPEGFCSNGGRCHLHPSSCTPTCVCPPAFTDHRCLVAGGDFRPPASPDLPRRSVCLRVRALQNATAGEVNVTVSAILGSLEVKAFQSNTNITRMAAAGFAFAVVAEFSYGSSSSVIRFLNEELVGAIVSAFNGRRGQRDVGTHLLFEHLHLDNVTDVVKLTVAELRHYFSCALYGYEGYQLDYVGTSGFLCISPCKKGYCQHGGRCQHLPEGPTCSCTPFSIFSPAGARCEQLAVSLAAFLGILLGALALLCLLLAAACLALRLRRRHRDPWGTKDTFWRPRQFSSLTKAAERAESTRSHGSGRLWEPQLQAIDPSVQIRIKRPQVRAPNQPALQP, encoded by the exons ATGTCCCCTCCCGTGCTTGGGGACACCAGTCCGGCGGTGGTGGCATCCTCTGTGACACCCAGCACCGGTGCCACCGGTCCGGCAGCAGGAAGAAGCGATGCTGGTCTCAGCACGGTCACAGCAccctcctccactgcctccagCACCACCTCCGCTCTGTAcagcccccgtgtcccccctggGCCACCCAGcgaggccaccagcagcacccatggCCCAGCTGCTGAGGACAAGCCCTCTGTCGGGGCGTCCTCGCTGGGCACTGCCAGCACGTATACATGGGAAGCCACAGCCACATCCTGGACAGCCCCCGTCCCCTCCAGTGACACCGAAACGTCAGCTGGCTcccccagcagggacacccccGTGGTGACCGGGCACACCACATCTGCCATGGCCAAGGCCACCGGCAGCACCCCGTCCCCCTCTGTCACCCACGATGTCCCCACCGCCCCGGGCAGGGTGACGAGCCACGATGCCAGCCCTGCGTTTGCTGCCATGCCCAGCCTGGCCGGAGGGACCCcgccagcagccaccagccccactggggcagctcctgctttgGGGACACAGAGGGGACCGGCCACCGCACCGAGGACGCCTGCTCACACCACTGCCAGCCACGGACACCAGCTGTctgagccccagcccagccacgGGCTCG GCCCGGCGGTGTCCCTGTACCCGTTCGGCGCGGAGGGAGGTGACACGGAGTGCATCCAGCGGACGGTGGACTTTAATTCCCCCTTGTTCAAGCCGGAGATCGGGTTCCCCTTTGGGAAGGCGCTGCGTGACTCCCTCTAC TTTACAGACAACGGGCAAATCATTTTCCCACCCACGGACAACGTCGTCCCCTCCAACCCCAACCCGCCTGCCCGGGGATTCAGCGGCCGCGAGGCGCTGCCGACGGTGGCCGTGTTTTGGGAGGACGCAGATTTCTCGCGTGGCGTCGGCACCACCTGGTACCAG GAGTACCCCACCCTCGGCTCTACCCGAGACCCCCTCGTCCGTGATGTGGAGGCGAAAATTGAGAAATACCTGAAAACCCCATACACAGCGAGATGGACCCTGAAGGTGACGTGGGAGAAGGCCCCAGCGTACCCGTCCCAGCAGGACGATGCTCAG ACCAGCACGTACCAGGCCGTCCTCTCCACCGACGGGAACCAGTCCTTCGCCCTGCTGCTGTACCAGGACGGCGGCATGAGGTGGGACTACGCCGGGCTGGCAGCCGGGAACGTGCTGATCGGCTTCTCCAG CGGCGATGGGTATGCCCAAAACAACGAGCTGACTCAAAAGCCACCGGCTGTTAAGTACCGACCCGACCAGCACCGCAGCTCTGGCACCG ACGTGCGGGGGCTGTGGCTGTACCGGCTGGACAGCCGCGGCCGGGTGAACTACCGGCTGCGGTGCCTGGCgtggctgcaggcacagcctgcCCCGGCCACCTGGAGCACGGAGCTGCCACCCTGCCCCTGCTCGCGGCCCCAGGCCGAGCTGGACCCCCGCTATCGCCGGAGCAGAGGTGCTGagcgtggggctgagccccctcccgcagccggGGCGGCTGCCACCCCCCGGGATGTCTCAGACCCGGCAGACACCGCCATGAGGGTGCTGCGCACCGCGTCCCCCAGCCGGGCGGGTGCTGGGGTGCGGTGTGTGTACCGAGGCACGAGCTTTCTGGAGGGCTGGCAGGAGAGAGCCTGGAGCCCACCCACCCACACCACGGCCG ACGAGGAGCTGGAGGCGTTCGAGTGGTGCTGCCGGCGCGTGGGGAAGCCCCGGTTCTGCACCAGGTTTGCCGAGAAGAGACCGAGGACCGGCTGCGAGGGATACTTGCCGCCCACCCCCG CCAGTGCCTTCGGGGATCCCCACATCACCACCCTGGATGGCCTCACCTACACGTTCAATGGCCTCGGGGACTTTGTCCTGCTGCAGGTCGGCGATGCCCGGAGCAGCTTCGTGCTGCAAGGGCGCACGGCCCGGACCGGCACAGCCCAGGCCACCAACTTCGTGGCCTTCGCTGCCCAGTACAtctccagcaccaccaccaca GTTGAGTGGACTTTGGGGAGCCAGGGTGACATCCAAGTCCTCCTGAACTACCAAAccatccagttttcctactcCCAAG ACATGGGTGCCGAGGTGCACTACagccctggggtgctgctggtcaACGCCTCCTCCGTCACGGCCACCTTTGACGGCACcgtctccatctccatctcagCCAGCGCCGGGCTCCTCAGCGTGGTGTGCAGCCTGCCGGATCGGTACCGCAACAGCACCAAGGGCCTCCTGG GTGTGTGGGACAACAACCCCGCAGATGACTTCCAGATGCCGAACGGAACCATCATCCCTGTGAACAGCAGCGAGGAGGAGATCTTCAGCTACGGGATGACCT GGGCTGTTGGAGAGCACAGCCTGTTCACCCAGCCCCTGGCCACACCGGAGAAGAACTTCACCCCCATCTTCTTGTCTCGGCTGCGGCAGGAGAACGAAAGCCAGTACCAGCGGGCAGCCTCGCAGTGCCGCGGCAGCAAGGAGTGCATCTACGACACGCTGAGCACGGGGGATGTGACTCTGGGCCTGGCCACCCAGAGCCTCGTGGAGGACTTCCAGGAGAAGAAGACGGCGCTCA ACGCCTTCCCTCCCGTCATCACCGGCGACCCGTCACTCACAGCCTTCAGGACGCAGCGGGTCACGAGGCAGTACCGAGCTGAGGGGCCGGGCGCGCTCTTTGTCCCCCACATCTCCCCGGAGCTCAACATTTCGG AGAACGGCACCCTGACGTGGGAGCCCCGCGGGACGGCCCCGCTCAGCGTCACCCTGCAGGCCGTGGGCTCCCAGCACCTCGCTGCCCTCCTCCAGCTCAGCTTCACCCTCTGCAGCTGCCGCACGAGCCACGAGTGCGACTACAACGACACGGCCACCGTCAACGGCTCCTCCCTGCAG ccggtgtccccgtccccttgGCAGCTGGCAGCCTGCAGGTGTGACGACGGCTACTCGGGTCCCTTCTGCCAGCACCCACCGGACCCTTGCGCCCAGGGGTGCTTCCCTGGGGTGGGCTGTGACCTGCTCACCGGCTGCGACCCCTGCCCGCCCGGCCTGACGGGTGACGGGAGGCACTGCTCAG ATATCGACGAGTGCGCGCAGGGGACGGCGTGTCCGGGGAACGGCACCTGCACCAACACCGTGGGCAGCTATATCTGTTCCTGCCCAGCTGGCGTGGAGG GCGAGGGGCCGGGCTGTGGCACAGCCTGCGGGTCCCAGTCCTGCCCCGAGGGCTTCTGCAGCAACGGGGGACGCTGCCACCTGCACCCCTCCTCCTGCACGCCCACCTGCGTGTGTCCCCCGGCCTTCACCGACCATCGCTGCCTGGTGGCAGGGGGGGACTTTCggcccccagccagcccag ATCTGCCCCGGAGGAGTGTGTGTCTGCGGGTCAGGGCGCTGCAAAATGCCACAGCTGGGGAAGTCAATGTCACC GTCTCGGCCATCCTGGGCTCCCTGGAGGTGAAGGCTTTCCAGAGCAACACCAACATCACCCGCAT ggcagctgctggcttcGCCTTCGCCGTGGTGGCCGAGTTCAGCTacggcagcagcagctccgtgATCCGCTTCCTGAACGAGGAGCTGGTGGGGGCCATCGTCAGCGCCTTCAACGGGCGGCGGGGACAGCGAGATGTGGGCACACACCTCCTCTTTGAGCACCTGCACCTGGACAATGTCACCGACGTGGTGAAAC TGACGGTAGCGGAGCTGAGGCACTACTTCTCCTGCGCTCTGTACGGCTACGAAGGCTACCAGCTGGACTACGTGGGGACCTCCGGCTTCCTCTGCATCTCCCCTTGCAAGAAGGGCTACTGCCAGCACGGCGGCCGGTGCCAGCACCTGCCCGAGGGCCCCACGTGCAG CTGCACCCCCTTCTCCATCTTCTCCCCGGCCGGTGCACGGTGCGAGCAGCTCGCCGTCAGCCTCGCCGCCTTCCTCGGCATCCTGCTGGGGGCCCTGGCtttgctctgcctcctgctcgcCGCCGCCTGCCTCGCCTTGCGCCTccgccgccggcaccgggacccctGGGG GACCAAGGACACCTTCTGGAGGCCTCGGCAGTTCTCCT ccctgacgaaggcagcagagagagcagagagcaCCCGCTCCCACGGCTCAGGAAGGCTCTGGGAGCCGCAGCTCCAGGCCATCGACCCATCCGTCCAG ATAAGGATCAAGAGACCCCAGGTCAGGGCTCCAAACCAACCTGCCCTGCAGCCGtag
- the MUC4 gene encoding mucin-4 isoform X3, whose translation MSPPVLGDTSPAVVASSVTPSTGATGPAAGRSDAGLSTVTAPSSTASSTTSALYSPRVPPGPPSEATSSTHGPAAEDKPSVGASSLGTASTYTWEATATSWTAPVPSSDTETSAGSPSRDTPVVTGHTTSAMAKATGSTPSPSVTHDVPTAPGRVTSHDASPAFAAMPSLAGGTPPAATSPTGAAPALGTQRGPATAPRTPAHTTASHGHQLSEPQPSHGLGPAVSLYPFGAEGGDTECIQRTVDFNSPLFKPEIGFPFGKALRDSLYFTDNGQIIFPPTDNVVPSNPNPPARGFSGREALPTVAVFWEDADFSRGVGTTWYQEYPTLGSTRDPLVRDVEAKIEKYLKTPYTARWTLKVTWEKAPAYPSQQDDAQTSTYQAVLSTDGNQSFALLLYQDGGMRWDYAGLAAGNVLIGFSSGDGYAQNNELTQKPPAVKYRPDQHRSSGTDVRGLWLYRLDSRGRVNYRLRCLAWLQAQPAPATWSTELPPCPCSRPQAELDPRYRRSRGAERGAEPPPAAGAAATPRDVSDPADTAMRVLRTASPSRAGAGVRCVYRGTSFLEGWQERAWSPPTHTTADEELEAFEWCCRRVGKPRFCTRFAEKRPRTGCEGYLPPTPASAFGDPHITTLDGLTYTFNGLGDFVLLQVGDARSSFVLQGRTARTGTAQATNFVAFAAQYISSTTTTVEWTLGSQGDIQVLLNYQTIQFSYSQDMGAEVHYSPGVLLVNASSVTATFDGTVSISISASAGLLSVVCSLPDRYRNSTKGLLGVWDNNPADDFQMPNGTIIPVNSSEEEIFSYGMTWAVGEHSLFTQPLATPEKNFTPIFLSRLRQENESQYQRAASQCRGSKECIYDTLSTGDVTLGLATQSLVEDFQEKKTALNAFPPVITGDPSLTAFRTQRVTRQYRAEGPGALFVPHISPELNISENGTLTWEPRGTAPLSVTLQAVGSQHLAALLQLSFTLCSCRTSHECDYNDTATVNGSSLQPVSPSPWQLAACRCDDGYSGPFCQHPPDPCAQGCFPGVGCDLLTGCDPCPPGLTGDGRHCSDIDECAQGTACPGNGTCTNTVGSYICSCPAGVEGLGHPGLPGGEGFPEQHQHHPHGSCWLRLRRGGRVQLRQQQLRDPLPERGAGGGHRQRLQRAAGTARCGHTPPL comes from the exons ATGTCCCCTCCCGTGCTTGGGGACACCAGTCCGGCGGTGGTGGCATCCTCTGTGACACCCAGCACCGGTGCCACCGGTCCGGCAGCAGGAAGAAGCGATGCTGGTCTCAGCACGGTCACAGCAccctcctccactgcctccagCACCACCTCCGCTCTGTAcagcccccgtgtcccccctggGCCACCCAGcgaggccaccagcagcacccatggCCCAGCTGCTGAGGACAAGCCCTCTGTCGGGGCGTCCTCGCTGGGCACTGCCAGCACGTATACATGGGAAGCCACAGCCACATCCTGGACAGCCCCCGTCCCCTCCAGTGACACCGAAACGTCAGCTGGCTcccccagcagggacacccccGTGGTGACCGGGCACACCACATCTGCCATGGCCAAGGCCACCGGCAGCACCCCGTCCCCCTCTGTCACCCACGATGTCCCCACCGCCCCGGGCAGGGTGACGAGCCACGATGCCAGCCCTGCGTTTGCTGCCATGCCCAGCCTGGCCGGAGGGACCCcgccagcagccaccagccccactggggcagctcctgctttgGGGACACAGAGGGGACCGGCCACCGCACCGAGGACGCCTGCTCACACCACTGCCAGCCACGGACACCAGCTGTctgagccccagcccagccacgGGCTCG GCCCGGCGGTGTCCCTGTACCCGTTCGGCGCGGAGGGAGGTGACACGGAGTGCATCCAGCGGACGGTGGACTTTAATTCCCCCTTGTTCAAGCCGGAGATCGGGTTCCCCTTTGGGAAGGCGCTGCGTGACTCCCTCTAC TTTACAGACAACGGGCAAATCATTTTCCCACCCACGGACAACGTCGTCCCCTCCAACCCCAACCCGCCTGCCCGGGGATTCAGCGGCCGCGAGGCGCTGCCGACGGTGGCCGTGTTTTGGGAGGACGCAGATTTCTCGCGTGGCGTCGGCACCACCTGGTACCAG GAGTACCCCACCCTCGGCTCTACCCGAGACCCCCTCGTCCGTGATGTGGAGGCGAAAATTGAGAAATACCTGAAAACCCCATACACAGCGAGATGGACCCTGAAGGTGACGTGGGAGAAGGCCCCAGCGTACCCGTCCCAGCAGGACGATGCTCAG ACCAGCACGTACCAGGCCGTCCTCTCCACCGACGGGAACCAGTCCTTCGCCCTGCTGCTGTACCAGGACGGCGGCATGAGGTGGGACTACGCCGGGCTGGCAGCCGGGAACGTGCTGATCGGCTTCTCCAG CGGCGATGGGTATGCCCAAAACAACGAGCTGACTCAAAAGCCACCGGCTGTTAAGTACCGACCCGACCAGCACCGCAGCTCTGGCACCG ACGTGCGGGGGCTGTGGCTGTACCGGCTGGACAGCCGCGGCCGGGTGAACTACCGGCTGCGGTGCCTGGCgtggctgcaggcacagcctgcCCCGGCCACCTGGAGCACGGAGCTGCCACCCTGCCCCTGCTCGCGGCCCCAGGCCGAGCTGGACCCCCGCTATCGCCGGAGCAGAGGTGCTGagcgtggggctgagccccctcccgcagccggGGCGGCTGCCACCCCCCGGGATGTCTCAGACCCGGCAGACACCGCCATGAGGGTGCTGCGCACCGCGTCCCCCAGCCGGGCGGGTGCTGGGGTGCGGTGTGTGTACCGAGGCACGAGCTTTCTGGAGGGCTGGCAGGAGAGAGCCTGGAGCCCACCCACCCACACCACGGCCG ACGAGGAGCTGGAGGCGTTCGAGTGGTGCTGCCGGCGCGTGGGGAAGCCCCGGTTCTGCACCAGGTTTGCCGAGAAGAGACCGAGGACCGGCTGCGAGGGATACTTGCCGCCCACCCCCG CCAGTGCCTTCGGGGATCCCCACATCACCACCCTGGATGGCCTCACCTACACGTTCAATGGCCTCGGGGACTTTGTCCTGCTGCAGGTCGGCGATGCCCGGAGCAGCTTCGTGCTGCAAGGGCGCACGGCCCGGACCGGCACAGCCCAGGCCACCAACTTCGTGGCCTTCGCTGCCCAGTACAtctccagcaccaccaccaca GTTGAGTGGACTTTGGGGAGCCAGGGTGACATCCAAGTCCTCCTGAACTACCAAAccatccagttttcctactcCCAAG ACATGGGTGCCGAGGTGCACTACagccctggggtgctgctggtcaACGCCTCCTCCGTCACGGCCACCTTTGACGGCACcgtctccatctccatctcagCCAGCGCCGGGCTCCTCAGCGTGGTGTGCAGCCTGCCGGATCGGTACCGCAACAGCACCAAGGGCCTCCTGG GTGTGTGGGACAACAACCCCGCAGATGACTTCCAGATGCCGAACGGAACCATCATCCCTGTGAACAGCAGCGAGGAGGAGATCTTCAGCTACGGGATGACCT GGGCTGTTGGAGAGCACAGCCTGTTCACCCAGCCCCTGGCCACACCGGAGAAGAACTTCACCCCCATCTTCTTGTCTCGGCTGCGGCAGGAGAACGAAAGCCAGTACCAGCGGGCAGCCTCGCAGTGCCGCGGCAGCAAGGAGTGCATCTACGACACGCTGAGCACGGGGGATGTGACTCTGGGCCTGGCCACCCAGAGCCTCGTGGAGGACTTCCAGGAGAAGAAGACGGCGCTCA ACGCCTTCCCTCCCGTCATCACCGGCGACCCGTCACTCACAGCCTTCAGGACGCAGCGGGTCACGAGGCAGTACCGAGCTGAGGGGCCGGGCGCGCTCTTTGTCCCCCACATCTCCCCGGAGCTCAACATTTCGG AGAACGGCACCCTGACGTGGGAGCCCCGCGGGACGGCCCCGCTCAGCGTCACCCTGCAGGCCGTGGGCTCCCAGCACCTCGCTGCCCTCCTCCAGCTCAGCTTCACCCTCTGCAGCTGCCGCACGAGCCACGAGTGCGACTACAACGACACGGCCACCGTCAACGGCTCCTCCCTGCAG ccggtgtccccgtccccttgGCAGCTGGCAGCCTGCAGGTGTGACGACGGCTACTCGGGTCCCTTCTGCCAGCACCCACCGGACCCTTGCGCCCAGGGGTGCTTCCCTGGGGTGGGCTGTGACCTGCTCACCGGCTGCGACCCCTGCCCGCCCGGCCTGACGGGTGACGGGAGGCACTGCTCAG ATATCGACGAGTGCGCGCAGGGGACGGCGTGTCCGGGGAACGGCACCTGCACCAACACCGTGGGCAGCTATATCTGTTCCTGCCCAGCTGGCGTGGAGG GTCTCGGCCATCCTGGGCTCCCTGGAGGTGAAGGCTTTCCAGAGCAACACCAACATCACCCGCAT ggcagctgctggcttcGCCTTCGCCGTGGTGGCCGAGTTCAGCTacggcagcagcagctccgtgATCCGCTTCCTGAACGAGGAGCTGGTGGGGGCCATCGTCAGCGCCTTCAACGGGCGGCGGGGACAGCGAGATGTGGGCACACACCTCCTCTTTGA